Below is a window of Deltaproteobacteria bacterium HGW-Deltaproteobacteria-2 DNA.
ACCCCTATCCTTGGCGGAAGCCACCCTGTATATCGCTAATTTTATCATTTCATTATAAACTCTCATCTCCGCAAGCTTTCGCTGGATCGCCTGGAAACTCCCGATAGGCCGCCCAAACTGGTGACGTTCATTGGCATATTTCGCGCAAAGATCGAGGCCGAGCATGGATGCTCCGAGCATCGGTGAAAGAAGCGTACATCTATCCCACTCGACACCGGATAATGCAATAATCCATCCCTTACCTTCGCCGCCGAGTACGTTCTCTTCCGGTACCTCACAGTCCTCAAAAAAGACCTCTGAAGTTGCCGAGCATTTGCATCCAAGTTTATGAAACGGCTTGCCTGTGGAAAGTCCCTTGGTGCCTTTTTCAATAATAAAAGCGGTAATGCCTTCGTGCTTCTTCGAGTGATCGGCATTAGCGAATATGACGAACACGTCTGATACCGGTGCGTTGGTAATGAATGTCTTCGATCCGTTAATAATGTATCGGTCGCCCTTCTTTACTGCCGTTGTTCGCATCGATGCAGCATCGGAACCGGACCCCGGCTCGGTTAATCCCATGCAGCCAATCCACTCGCTATTGGCAAGCTTGGGTATATATTTCTTCTTCTGCTCGTCGTTTCCGAATGTGTAGATATTGTGAGCGCAAAGGTATGTGTGTGCGCCCCACGCCAGAAGTGTACCTCCGTCGACGCCCGCTTGGCCGAGAGCCTCTCCTGCCAGACAACAGCTGACTATGTCAGCTCC
It encodes the following:
- a CDS encoding acyl-CoA dehydrogenase translates to MEFNFTEEQLMFRDSVYRYGKEQIAPLCEAADLKGEFSPEIWGKLASYGILGLPFPEELGGGGADIVSCCLAGEALGQAGVDGGTLLAWGAHTYLCAHNIYTFGNDEQKKKYIPKLANSEWIGCMGLTEPGSGSDAASMRTTAVKKGDRYIINGSKTFITNAPVSDVFVIFANADHSKKHEGITAFIIEKGTKGLSTGKPFHKLGCKCSATSEVFFEDCEVPEENVLGGEGKGWIIALSGVEWDRCTLLSPMLGASMLGLDLCAKYANERHQFGRPIGSFQAIQRKLAEMRVYNEMIKLAIYRVASAKDRGQMLNPLQAAVSKLYVGDRGVEMSSEAVQIFGGYGFMHEYPVERAFRDSKLATIGGGTSDIMRMIVSRVMMM